The following coding sequences are from one Sporomusaceae bacterium window:
- a CDS encoding FAD-binding protein: MKITARHNTDVLVIGAGASGLRAALAAAEAGAAVILANKGPLARSGITLTAAGGMQAPLHPDDSAAIFCDDIIACGYGLADGDLVRALAEDAADRVLETERYGVNFVRDAAGGYTLSQFPGQSRPRNLFVRGGGIGLAAALAKACRSNPRIQIMDDFFITGLVRNTGGAAAGAVGLDLRNGELTLLAARAVIMATGGCQWLWATNDCPADATGDGIVYAYRAGAELVDMEMALFYPSVLVWPPSLKGAFVHYEFLAPDALDGNIYDNAGQPVLPKPLPVRDQAMRLLARAIKDGRGGPHGGLLWYVGDSPKGAAAVAAKLDILQYNYIRAHGVDPATDRVEVAPGAHYLMGGIHIDPDGRTTVAGLFAAPECAGNFDGANRLAGNGLTATQVFGARAGLAASRWAAENGGAGPDPAAAEAETARIAARLDRGSSGTDIAALRDRLRAAVQQHAGVGRDAAGLTRLAQLARETQAELAAARVPDAGVFNQRLVELLELENMAEIAGLVAGCALARAETRGHHIRDDFPARDDANWLRHTLAKRTAGGPLFGAKPLRD; this comes from the coding sequence ATGAAAATCACCGCCAGACATAATACCGACGTGCTCGTCATCGGGGCCGGGGCTTCCGGCCTGCGGGCCGCCCTGGCCGCGGCCGAGGCGGGGGCTGCCGTCATCCTCGCCAACAAAGGGCCGCTGGCCAGGTCGGGGATAACGCTCACCGCCGCCGGCGGCATGCAGGCCCCCCTGCATCCCGACGACAGCGCCGCCATCTTCTGCGACGACATCATTGCCTGCGGCTACGGGCTGGCCGACGGCGACCTCGTGCGGGCGCTCGCCGAGGACGCCGCCGACCGCGTCCTTGAAACCGAGCGGTATGGCGTAAATTTCGTGCGCGACGCCGCCGGGGGTTATACCCTGAGCCAGTTCCCCGGCCAGTCCAGGCCGCGCAATCTCTTTGTGCGCGGCGGCGGCATCGGCCTCGCGGCCGCCCTCGCCAAAGCCTGCCGGAGCAACCCCCGCATCCAAATCATGGACGATTTCTTTATCACCGGCCTCGTCCGGAACACCGGCGGCGCCGCCGCCGGTGCGGTCGGGCTCGACCTCAGGAACGGCGAACTCACCCTGCTCGCCGCCAGGGCGGTCATCATGGCCACCGGCGGCTGCCAGTGGCTGTGGGCCACCAACGACTGCCCCGCCGACGCCACCGGCGACGGCATCGTCTACGCCTACCGCGCCGGCGCCGAACTCGTCGACATGGAAATGGCGCTCTTCTACCCGTCGGTGCTCGTCTGGCCGCCGTCCCTCAAGGGGGCCTTCGTGCACTACGAATTCCTCGCCCCCGACGCCCTGGACGGCAACATCTACGACAACGCCGGCCAACCCGTCCTGCCCAAGCCCCTGCCTGTCCGCGACCAAGCCATGCGGCTTCTCGCGCGGGCCATCAAAGACGGCCGCGGCGGCCCCCACGGCGGCCTGCTGTGGTACGTCGGCGACTCCCCGAAAGGCGCGGCCGCCGTCGCCGCCAAACTCGACATCCTCCAATACAACTACATCCGCGCCCACGGCGTCGACCCCGCCACCGACCGCGTCGAAGTCGCCCCCGGCGCCCACTACCTCATGGGCGGCATCCATATCGACCCCGACGGCCGCACCACCGTCGCCGGCCTGTTCGCCGCCCCCGAATGCGCCGGCAACTTCGACGGCGCCAACCGCCTCGCCGGCAACGGCCTCACCGCCACCCAGGTCTTCGGCGCCAGGGCCGGCCTGGCGGCAAGCCGCTGGGCGGCGGAAAATGGCGGCGCCGGGCCCGACCCGGCCGCAGCCGAAGCCGAAACGGCGCGGATCGCCGCGCGGCTGGACCGCGGCAGCAGCGGCACGGACATCGCCGCTCTCCGCGACCGGCTGCGCGCCGCCGTCCAGCAGCACGCCGGCGTCGGACGCGACGCCGCGGGCCTCACGCGGCTGGCGCAGCTCGCCCGCGAAACACAGGCCGAACTCGCGGCCGCCCGGGTCCCTGACGCCGGCGTCTTCAACCAGCGGCTCGTCGAACTGCTCGAACTCGAAAACATGGCCGAAATCGCCGGCCTCGTCGCCGGCTGCGCGCTGGCGCGCGCCGAAACGCGCGGCCACCATATCCGCGACGACTTCCCCGCCCGCGACGACGCTAACTGGCTGCGCCACACCCTCGCCAAGCGTACGGCCGGGGGGCCGCTATTCGGCGCCAAGCCGCTCAGGGACTGA
- a CDS encoding YkgJ family cysteine cluster protein produces the protein MEIYLTAAGEVACRPPAPEGTVAGLLAAMERFGRGAVDCTDCAHTCCAGLPVFADNVFVRSLCALARPAVGGQEGDELARRVLRLDPLSRRWLLRPDGAGRCRLLAADGRCLIYRVRPLVCRLHLCLPSEAGFARLKDDLYFAYRHALACELAGPDGFAPAAAANPLIGATDYDAVIGLVAAWARAARPDGPQGLSP, from the coding sequence ATGGAGATATATTTGACGGCAGCCGGGGAGGTGGCGTGCCGGCCGCCTGCGCCGGAGGGCACGGTGGCCGGCCTGCTGGCGGCGATGGAGCGGTTCGGCCGCGGCGCGGTCGACTGCACCGACTGCGCTCATACGTGCTGCGCCGGCCTGCCGGTGTTCGCGGATAATGTTTTCGTTCGCAGTCTGTGCGCTTTGGCGAGACCGGCCGTGGGCGGGCAGGAGGGCGACGAGCTGGCCCGGCGCGTGCTGAGGCTCGATCCGCTCTCGCGCCGCTGGCTGCTGCGGCCGGACGGGGCCGGACGGTGCCGCCTCCTGGCCGCGGACGGGCGCTGCCTGATTTACAGGGTGCGGCCGCTCGTCTGCCGGCTGCATCTTTGCCTGCCAAGCGAGGCCGGGTTCGCGCGGCTGAAGGATGACCTCTATTTCGCGTACCGGCACGCGCTGGCCTGCGAGCTGGCCGGGCCGGACGGATTCGCGCCGGCGGCGGCCGCCAATCCGCTCATCGGCGCGACGGACTATGACGCGGTTATCGGCCTGGTGGCCGCCTGGGCGCGGGCCGCGCGGCCGGACGGGCCGCAGGGCCTCAGTCCCTGA